One region of Camelina sativa cultivar DH55 chromosome 6, Cs, whole genome shotgun sequence genomic DNA includes:
- the LOC104791379 gene encoding protein STRICTOSIDINE SYNTHASE-LIKE 7 → MPVLFSSRFLFFSIIVPLFISIALYKLDTFDPAPVTSDAFTSSTTSLPPLLNENFRTGAEFIGFDVLHKPEDIAYHKDSGLIYTGCVDGWVKRVKVADSVNDSVIENWVNTGSRPLGLAFGLHGEVIVADAYKGLLNISGDGKKTELLTDEAEGLRFNLTDAVVVADNGVLYFTDASSKYNLHQLNLEMFEMRPYGRLLSYDPTTRVTRVLLRDLYFANGITISPDQTHIIFCETPLKKCSKYYIEEERVEVXSQXQDLPGYVDNIRYDGEGHYWIAIPTGVTTLWNISLKYPFLRKLAAMMAKYGVDIMFMVDAGVMQVDLDGNPIAYYHDPKLSHIATCDKIGKYLYCGSLMHSHILRVDIQKYPAQKKQL, encoded by the exons ATGCCTGTCCTCTTCTCCTctcgttttctcttcttctccatcatcgtCCCTTTATTTATTTCCATCGCTCTATACAAACTCGACACGTTCGACCCAGCTCCGGTTACTTCAGATGCATTCACTTCCTCTACTACTTCACTCCCGCCGCTTCTCAACGAAAACTTCCGCACCGGAGCTGAGTTCATCGGCTTCGATGTTCTCCATAAACCCGAAGATATCGCCTACCATAAAGACTCTGGTCTCATCTACACCGGCTGCGTAGATGGATGGGTGAAACGAGTCAAGGTCGCCGACTCAGTTAACGACTCGGTCATAGAGAACTGGGTCAACACTGGTAGTAGACCCCTCGGACTCGCTTTCGGACTCCACGGCGAAGTCATTGTAGCAGACGCCTACAAG gGACTGTTGAACATAAGCGGTGACGGGAAGAAGACGGAACTGTTAACGGACGAAGCTGAAGGTTTGAGATTTAACTTGACGGATGCAGTCGTCGTTGCGGATAACGGCGTTTTGTATTTCACAGATGCGTCTTCCAAATACAATCTCCATCAACTAAATCTTGAGATGTTCGAAATGAGACCGTATGGTCGGCTCTTGAGCTATGATCCCACCACACGTGTCACACGTGTTCTTCTCAGAGACCTTTACTTTGCTAATGGCATCACCATTTCCCCTGACCAAACTCATATCATCTTCTGTGAAACTCCCTT GAAAAAATGTAGCAAGTATTACATAGAGGAGGAGCGTGTGGAGGTATNTTCTCAA ANCCAAGACTTACCAGGTTATGTAGATAACATCCGTTACGATGGAGAGGGACATTACTGGATTGCAATACCTACG GGAGTAACAACCTTGTGGAATATCTCGTTGAAGTACCCTTTCTTAAGGAAACTAGCAGCTATGATGGCTAAGTACGGTGTGGACATTATGTTTATGGTGGATGCAGGGGTTATGCAGGTTGATTTGGATGGTAATCCCATCGCATACTACCATGATCCGAAACTCTCTCACATTGCTACTTGTGACAAGATTGGGAAATATCTCTATTGTGGAAGTCTCATGCATTCTCACATTCTCCGAGTCGATATCCAGAAATATCCTGCACAGAAGAAGCAGCTTTGA